A window of Gossypium raimondii isolate GPD5lz chromosome 7, ASM2569854v1, whole genome shotgun sequence genomic DNA:
TCTCTCTCAACCATGGTTTCAATGAAGTTAGAGCTTCAAAGACCGAGTTTTTAAGCAGTAACCGGTTGCTTTTGCACGAAAGCAATTCCCTTTTCGATGCTGGCCTTTAATTCAGGCTTAAGAGCTTCCAAGGCCTTCTCTTCATACTCGGATAACCCGGAAAGGTCAGATGGAATCAAAGTTTCAATCCCTTTTCTTCCAAGCTTGATCCTAGATGCAAAAAATGGAAGATCGGTTAGGTCGGACTGCACGAAAGAGCACTCATAGACGTCTCCATCTCCATCCAGAGCACGAAGAGATGATTCAACAAATCTTGCTGCTGCATAAGCCATAGATAAGGTGGCAGACCCTGCACCAGCCTTTGCCTCCACAACTTCAGTCCCAGCATTTTGAATCCTAACAGTTAATTGTTCCACTTCTTCATTGGTAAAGTTAACAGAGGGTTTCGTCTTTGACAGAAGAGGTAAAATGGTGATACCAGCATGTCCCCCGACAACTGGAACATCCACATCAATGAGCTTAAGGTTTTTCTTCTGAGCAACAAATGTGTTAGCTCTCACAACATCCAATGTTGTAACACCGAAAAGCTTCTTTGGATCGTAAACACCCTTCTGCTTCAGGACTTCGGCAGCAATTGGTACTGTGGAGTTAACTGGATTGCTAATAATATGGATGAAGGCATCGGGACAATTATCAGCAACCGCCTCAACCAAGGTCTTCACGATGTTGGCATTGATGTTGAAGAGGTCATCACGAGTCATACCAGGCTTTCTTGGAACTCCAGCAGGAATAACCACTACATTTACACCTTTCAAACAATTTCCTAATTCAGAAGCACCAGTGAAATCCTGAACTTGAGACGGAGTATTACAGTGACTGAGGTCCGCAGCAACTCCCTTGACATTTGCTATATCATAGAGGTTCAGGGCTGAAACTAATGGAGACATCTTGATTAGAAGGGCTAATGGCTGACCTATCCCTCCAGCAGCTCCAAGTATTGTCACTTTGTAAGATGCCACAGGCTGTAGACCATACTGAGACTTCTGGTTTGCTTTCTGTGCTTTTGGTACAAATGAGCCTCTAAGAGCGGCGCTGCTTTCCTTGCCGAAGAATGAGGACTCTGATTCACAGTTCACATATGTTGCTGCCTTGAGGCCACTAAAACTTGCAAGTGAATTTGGGGAGGTGAACCTCGCAACAAAAGGTTTAGATTGTGGAAGTGGATTCCCCCTGCTTCCAAAGGAGACAGTCGACCCAATTGAGAACGTTCTTGCTGATGTTGTCGCCATCTCACACTATAAAAcaggaaaaaaatgtaaaaatgatGGTTTAAAACCAGATATAAggtaatataattataatcaaCAAGCTGAACGACTCACATCCAAATGAACAAATGCAAAAGCAATACAtgatatgcatataaaattcatCATTGAGTGTTTAAAGAGAAGTAGAAGGAAAATGTCTAATAGTGCTATCATGCATTTAAACCAAAAGGCTCAAATTTTTAGCAGGGCCTTCCATGCAACAAAAGTTATCAATTCTTTTTTCCCttcatttcaaatcaaaatgaGCAATGACTATTCTCTTCTTACACAAGATCCCCATTTGTCACTTGGGAAAGTTAGATCATCGAAACCATGTAGATAAAATACCAATGATCCCATTGCTTTTGCAGCACATGTCTAGTTAACaacaaatatattcaaaatgacaaATGAGGCTTCTTTACTACATAAACTCGGATGCCGTTGAGTGGCCGTGTTCTTTCTATTCATTATATTTGGTACGTTATATGAACTCTTCATTTTCCTAAAGTACTCGAATGAGGCTACAAAGTCATGATCCTTGGAATATACCAAAAATGTTAGAAGAAAATTTAAGCATGCTCATGTCATACACATACATGAACATGACATTTACCCCCAACTCCAGGTAACATAGCATATTCCTAATATAATTTTCAcaaacttgaaataaaaaataatgtcaaAGGGATCATATGTCACTTATCCATAATCCTTAAATCTTGGGTGTAGAATCCTGGAATTTCAGTATTGAGGAccattttatatatcattaaaaCCACTTTCACCAACAACATAGCATATTTTGCAGGAGATACACAAAATGCATAcatttctatatttatatataaatgaatagaAATCTCAAGCTCCAAtctgaaaatgaaagaaaatagcaATTAAATACAGAAAATGATAGAATCAGATCTAAGCAATTCTACACCATTAGTCAATTActaagaaaaattagaaaaaaatgaacATCTTAAACAGTACAATGAGAATcagaaacaagaaaagaaagcaagataaataaacaaaatctatAGCTTagattttatgaataataaCCCCGTATGaagataaaaaatgaaaaaaaaaaaccgaacCTTCAAGATCTAAATAAAGAGAGAGCTAGCTTGAAGGAAACGAGTAATATATAAGAAAAGTggactttttttcctttattatatGAAACTCCACTAATGAAGTTAGAAGAAAGcaccaaaaatttcaaatcccaCCAACtcttttatcttcttcttcttcttcttcttcttcctgtCAGTGTACCAACTACACCGGCGCTCTTTGAAAAGAATCTACCGAacaaatgctttttttttttgttctttttcttcaaaGCGAAATCGCGACCGATGGTTGAGTTGACCCTTTctacggctaagattaaagttTGCCTCTGATACAGATATCATGTAAAACAAAACCGGGTAAACTACTTcattagttactaaattattcgtaaaattttgttttgattacttaattaaaaaagttacaatttggtcactagattattcgaaagttttttgtttaagtcgttgaattatttaaaattttttatttaaatcactagattgttaagtttttttttaagttccaCCAACAAGCTTCAAGTAATGATTCGATGATTGTACACTGAATCAGTACCTATagacgagtagaagaacataacttagatccaagttgatctgaTTGGCAGTATTGAAAATCGAAGGAAAAAGCTATTTGAATCTTAGTTCATTGATTCATGATGTCCAAAGCTATTTAATGAAAAAGacaaattgtaaaagagaagggaaaaaagAGCTCCCTTTTACTGGTGCAGGCAGTGCAAATAGAAAAAGCCATATAACATCAATTGTAACAACTcggtaacttaaatgaaaatttttgaataattcaatgactaaattgtaaccgttttttagttaagtgaccaa
This region includes:
- the LOC105787934 gene encoding malate dehydrogenase, chloroplastic; the protein is MATTSARTFSIGSTVSFGSRGNPLPQSKPFVARFTSPNSLASFSGLKAATYVNCESESSFFGKESSAALRGSFVPKAQKANQKSQYGLQPVASYKVTILGAAGGIGQPLALLIKMSPLVSALNLYDIANVKGVAADLSHCNTPSQVQDFTGASELGNCLKGVNVVVIPAGVPRKPGMTRDDLFNINANIVKTLVEAVADNCPDAFIHIISNPVNSTVPIAAEVLKQKGVYDPKKLFGVTTLDVVRANTFVAQKKNLKLIDVDVPVVGGHAGITILPLLSKTKPSVNFTNEEVEQLTVRIQNAGTEVVEAKAGAGSATLSMAYAAARFVESSLRALDGDGDVYECSFVQSDLTDLPFFASRIKLGRKGIETLIPSDLSGLSEYEEKALEALKPELKASIEKGIAFVQKQPVTA